The sequence aataaataaataatataaaattattgggttcaaattataaaaaataaattctacTAATTAAAAACCGTTGAATTATATTGTCTTCATCTAACCATTAATCTATTTATGCACTAATATTAGTGCAAAACGATGTAGCATCAAGCCAATGAGTTATacctcaaatgacatagtcttcccatactcaattaaaaggtTACGGATTCGAGTTTCCTAtcttttgatataaaaaaaaaaaaacgatgtAGCATCAAGAAATCATTCACCCTCTTTTATAGTTTGGGTTTTAGGCTTCTTTCATTTTTATGAAAGATTAGTTTAGAATTTTTTGTAGCAACAGAAACGGCCCAAACCCATATTTTCAAGTCAATAGTCAACACGGTCCattcttaattagttaattaattctctttttctttttctttttttattacaaaaataactcGGTGTGATCCGTTTATTTTCGTGATCAAATCTGAAATATCAATAAATCTGAATGCTGAAGACTATGCATTGAAATCCGAAAACATCATCCAACGCAAGCACCGTATCTTTGCCATAACAACTTTGAATTAAGGTATCCTCTTTCCGATACCATACACTCTTCTGAGCTAGGGTTTTCTACTTTTCTCAATCCATACTCTCTATTTATTTCACAGCTGGGTTTTGGTTGAATTTCAAAAGGGTTGTGCAAAATCCTAGCTTTTCAACCTGGGTTGGGTACTTTGAATTTTATGTAACTTGAACTACATGGATATATGTACTATATAGGCCTGCTTTTCAATTGGGTAGTCTGATTATATTACCTGGAGCTTGTAATTTCATATGTATGTTCAAAAGCTTGTGTTTTGAGTAAGGGTTTTTCATGTGCTGGTTTATCCTTGTCAATAAATATCTTTGCATCTTATTGTTATGTTTGTTTCTTGTGACTTTGCAGCTACATGCATAATGGACTATCGTTGGACCAATGGGAGACAGGACACTGGCAGTGGCCGAGACAGGAGACAACATAAAAGAGACCAGGTactagatttgatttctttgttttgtttgttgaagAAGCTGTTTGAGTTTCATATATGTATTTTTATCAGCTACAAGTTgctgatttaagaaaattaacaTTTGATACTGGTaagtggtaaaacaattatgtcaGCTTGCACAACTATTGTTGTTATTCCATTTCTATATGTGTTGAGATGAAGTGCTTGTTACAGGCATATCAGGACTCCTCTGTTGAGAATTCGTTGGAGGATTTTCGTTTGCCGATCAACCACAGGCCAACAGAGAATGTTGACCTGGAAAATGTAGAACAAGCATCCCTTGATACGCAGTTAACGTCATCTAATATTGGCTTCAAGCTTCTCCAAAAGATGGGTTGGAAAGGAAAAGGTCTTGGGAAGGATGAGCAAGGTCTGTTATTGTATTATTTTCATCAATAGTTATCAATCTCTTCCTCTCTTTAATCTACTTAATAGGAATGCATTTAGCCATTGTCTATCCTTGTATGCTGTGTGACTTTCATTAAGTCCTTTATCATCAATTCTTAGTGGTGTTGATGAGCTCACAAGTTTTTCTTCCCGCTAAATCACTTATTGCAGTGGTATATAATACCCTATGAACATTCAAAACTTAAGAATGTACATCTCACTGTTTCTTCTTTCTTGTCCATACATCTGCATGTAGTTGTTTTCATAGACTATTGCAGCAATTATTGTAATTCTATctgttatattttttcttttcgtaAATTTTGTATCCATTAAGAATAAGAATAGTTCCCTATGTGGCATTTAGAAACTCCATTTAGTGTTCTGCAAAGTAAAAACACTTTTGGAGAAGAGTTGCGATACTTCTCTTGTGCTGCTTCATTGTTTAATTTGTTAATGGTGGGCTTGCACTTTACTCTCCTGGTAGATAGTCATTTTGGTAACaaagataattttattttcttccttttaaatattaattgtgtatgttCCTAACTATGGGATGCTTTGGCAAAATACAATTTGGTTTTGCCATACACTTGGATCAAATGATTTCTTTGTTGAATTGTCCATCTAATTCGTGTAGGAATCATTGAGCCAATAAAGTCGGGGATGAGAGATCCAAGACTTGGGGTTGGTAAACAAGAGGAGGATGATTTTTTCACCGCAGAGGAAAATATCCAGCGAAGAAAACTAGATATTGAGTTGGAGGAGACAGAGGAAAATGTGAGAAAGCGGGAGGTATGCCTCATAATttcctttgtagttgttcttagTGCATGAACCATGTAGTAGTATTGAGGTTGATGTATCCATTTTCTTAAACCTGAACCTAGTAGCAGAAGGCAGCATATACCATATATGCATGTCTTTTGACCGGATTGGTATGTCATAAGGAACCATCAACTTTGGAAGATCTTGAGAATTTCCTGCAGTTTTTATTACCTGGTGGCTTCTTCTGCCCTGCTTCGTGCACATTATGAAAATTCAGGTGTTAGCAGAACGCGAACAAAAAATTCAAACCGAAGTGAAAGAAATTCGAAAGGTGTTCTATTGTGAACTCTGCAACAAGCAATACAAATTGGCAATGGAATTTGAAGCACACTTGAGCTCTTATGATCACAATCACAGAAAGGTAGTCAATTTACTTAAATACTAACTTGGTtcccaaattggcacaaaattttatttttcttctaatgcA is a genomic window of Arachis ipaensis cultivar K30076 chromosome B06, Araip1.1, whole genome shotgun sequence containing:
- the LOC107645989 gene encoding G patch domain-containing protein 8, which translates into the protein MDYRWTNGRQDTGSGRDRRQHKRDQAYQDSSVENSLEDFRLPINHRPTENVDLENVEQASLDTQLTSSNIGFKLLQKMGWKGKGLGKDEQGIIEPIKSGMRDPRLGVGKQEEDDFFTAEENIQRRKLDIELEETEENVRKREVLAEREQKIQTEVKEIRKVFYCELCNKQYKLAMEFEAHLSSYDHNHRKRFKQMKEMHGGSSRDDRQKREQQRQEKEMAKFAQMADAQKQQRLQLQQESGSASASSGSKTATALTDQEQRNTLKFGFSSKGTASKVSVGIKKPNIAKKKNVPISSIFGNDSDEE